The Stieleria maiorica genome includes the window TTCCTGTTGGGCACCGGCCCGGCGGGCAACCTGTATTCCAACGTGCTCGATTTGTCCAAGTTTGTCTCCTGCCTGTTCAACGCGGGCAAAACGAACGACGGGATGATTCTGAAGCCTGAAACACTGCGGCGGATGACAACACCGATCAAGGATGCGGATGGCAAACCGCAGGGGTTCGGCCTGGGATTTCACATCAAGGAGTTAGACGGATTCACCAAGATCGGGCATGGCGGCGCGGTTTATGGGTTTTCAACCCAACTGGAAGCACTGCCCGAACGGAAACTCGGCGTCGCGGCGGCCGCCTCATTGGATGGCACCAATGCGGTCGTCCGCCGCTTGGCCGATTATGCGTTGCGGCTGATGATCGCGACCCAGGACGGGAAGGAATTGCCGGAGTATCGCACCACGGTCCCCGTGCCGGCCGAGCGTGCGAGGGTTCTGCGGGGACGCTACAAGGAGGTCGAGGGCGATCGATTCGCTGAAATCTCCGAGCTCAATGGTGATGTCCTCATGCACCGTGGAACCTTTCGGAGTGAGCTCCGCGTGGCCGATGACGGTTCGATTATCACCGACGACGAAGCCGGCTTCGGCACCGAAGTCAACCTCAACAGCGATGGGCAACTCGTTATCGGCGACACGACGTTCCAGCGACTGCCGGACGACCCACCGGCCGAGATTCCCGACCGCTGGCGAGGGCTGATCGGCGAGTACGGCTGGGACCACAACACGCTGTACATCCTCGAACGAAACGGCCGGCTTTACGCGTTGATCGAATGGTTTTACTACTATCCGTTAACCGAAATCAGCGACGATGTTTTCGAGTTCCCGGATCACGGACTGTATCATGGTGAAGGGTTGCGGTTCACTCGTGACGAAAGCGGTGTGGCAACGGAAGTCAACGCCGCAGAGGTGGTGTTCAATCGGCGGGAGGTTGGCACCAAGGACGGCGAGACGTTTAAGATCACGCCCGTCAAACCGATCGATGAACTCCGCGCCGGCGCCTTGGCGGCGTCGCCGCCTGCGGAACCGGGCAGCTACCGTGAACCGGATCTCGTCGAACTGGTCAATCTCGACCCATCAATCGCGTTGGATATTCGATACGCGACGAAAAACAATTTCACCGGAGCGGTGTTCTACAAGCAGCCCAAAGCCTTCATGCAGAAACCGGCGGCCGAAGCGGTGGCCCGTGCGAACCAAACACTGAAACCACTCGGCCTGGGTCTGCTGATTCACGACGCCTATCGCCCCTGGCACGTGACGAAAATGTTCTGGGATGCGACTCCCGGCGATTTGAAAGACTTCGTCGCCAATCCCGCCAGCGGTTCGCGTCACAATCGTGGCTGTGCCGTGGACCTGACGCTGTATGATCTTGTCTCCGGACAGCCGATTCAGATGGTTGCCGGCTACGATGAGTTTTCGCCGCGGGCGTTTCCGCTGTATCCGGGTGGGACTTCCCGTCAGCGTTGGTACCGCGACTTGCTGCGTCGCACGATGGAATCCCAAGGGTTCTCGGTTTACCGGTACGAATGGTGGCACTTCGATTACAAGGACTGGAAAAGGTATCGAATCGGGAATGCCACATTCGAGGAACTGATCGATTAGTTCAGCAACGTCACCTTGCACGAATCACAGGGCGACCGTAGCTGCCTTCGCCAGAAGGTGGATCCCCGTGCAAATTTCAGCCTTCAGCGAATGTAGCCGCGGCGAATCTGCAATCCACATGAACGGATTGACAAACCGCGGACTGCACAGCGTCACTTTCTACAAGCGTTACGATAAAAGGCACAACGATGCGAAGCACCGAAATCATTAAACCGTCATCCGTCCACCGCTATGTTTTGTTCCTGGGCTGCTGCCTCGTCATGACGACGGCGGCATTCCAATCACACGCCCAACGTCCATCGCCGAGCCAGTGGAAGTGGGTCGACAAAAACATCGCCGAAGGCTGTCAGCATGCGACATTGTTCAGCGAATCGATGCAGCGTGAGATCGGGTACAGCATCTACCTGCCACCGAGCTATAACAGTTCACCCGACGCGCGGTACCCCGTCGTGTATTACCTGCACGGGGCAAGCGGCAGCGAATCGTCGTCACGCGAATTCGCCTGGGCCGTCCGCAAAGGCATTGCCGATGGCGTGATCGGCGAGGCGATTTACGTTTTCCCCAACGGCGGTCACTACAGCGGCTATCGCGACTGGGAAGACGACAGCGTGAAAGCCGAAACCTGGATCATCCGCGAGTTGATTCCGCACATCGACGCCACCTATCGAACGCTCGCGACGCGCGACAAGCGGGCACTTTGTGGATGGTCGATGGGCGGTGGCGGCTCGTTACGGTTTTTGACGAAATACCCTGACATGTTCAGCGCGGCCGCGACGCTCAGTGCGGCCCTCAATATGCGCGGCGGCGATCCCGAGGATTCCGCGACCGCCCATGCCGAAAAGAACGCGAGCAAGTTGCGTGGCCGGACGGGAATCTGGATGGCGGTCGGAGAGGAGGATCGGCTGAAGGCCGGCAACGAGTCGTTTTCGAAACGGCTGACGGAGCTGCAAATCGATCACTCGCTGACGATTCATCCCGCGACCGGTCACAACCTTGGAGAGATGTCGGCGAACTTTCACCGCGACATCGTGTTGATGCTCGACCGTCGCTTGAACGGAGTGACGGATTCGGATGATGAACCAAGTGACGCAATTCGAATCATCCGCGACCAGCCGTACAAGAGCGGCGAAAACCTGAGCGACTACGAACGAGAACGCTGCAAGCTGGACTGGTACCTGCCGAGTGATGGAGCGGGTTTCCCGACGCTGGTTTGGTTTCATGGAGGCGGCTTGCAGAATGGGCACAAGGGCGACGACATCGCCGTCGCGGTTTGCGAGCGGTTTGCCGCTGAAGGCATCGCCGTTGCATCGGTCAACTATCGTTTGTCACCGAAGGTCAAGTATCCCGGCTACACTGAAGACGCGGCCGCGGCGGTCGCATTCGTTCGCAACACGGTCGCGCAGCACGGGGGATCACCCGATGCGGTCTTCGTGTCGGGGCATTCGGCCGGAGGTTACTTGACGTCGATGGTCGGCATGCGCGCGGAATTGTTGGCCGAACACGGGCTGAAGCGAACGGACATCGCGGGCTACATTCCGGTTGCCGGACAGATGGTGACGCATTCGACGGTTCGAGGTGAACGCAACATTCCGCGGACCCGGCCGGTGATCGACGAAGCCGCCCCCGCCTACCATGCGACCGCCGAGACGTCGCCGTTCCTGTGTTTCGCCGGCGACAACGATCTGCCGGCGCGGAGCGAAGAGAACCGTTACTTTGCTGCCGCAATGAAAGCGGCCGGACACAAAAACATCCAGTTCATCGAAGTCGCCGGCCGCGATCACGGCACCATCGCAAGCCGCATGGGCGAATCCGACGACGCCGTCGCCCACGCGATCCTGCAATTCATCCGCCAGCATCGTCACCCCGCCACCGCAAGCGATTGACCCGCAGCCGCCCCCGACGTAGTGTTAGCCGAAAAACAGCTCGAAAAGTGTTCCCGATGAGTACACCAACACGACGGCGTTTGCTCAAGACCGGTCTCGCTCTGGGGGCGGGCCTTGCCGCGAGTCGAACGCCGCTCTTCGCCCAGAACTCTGAGACGAATTCGACGCAGACCGATCCGGAAGGCTTCTTTACTCTCGGCAAACGGAACAATCACTGGTGGTTGCTGACACCGGATCGAAAGCCGTTCTTCTCAATTGGACTCAACCATATCGATAATCCGGTTGATCATCTCGACGAGTGGCACAGAAAAACCGGCATGCCCGTGCTGCTTGCCGATGCCGCCAAAATGAAGTGGCAGACGGAGCCTGGTGAGTTCACTCGCAACAACGGCCAGTGGTACGCAGAGACCCTGGCGGCAATGCATCAGAATCCGGGTTGCATCGGCTTCCATCTGTGCGGCGCCTATCAGCGAAACAAAGCGAGGAGATATGGGTTGCTCGACGAAATGGAGATGCCGGACACAGAGAACGTCATTCAGATGAAGGCTGCAAATGAACGAGTCACACGGAAGATGACCCAGAGGGTTCAAGACCAAAGTGATTGACGGACCGTAGCGGAAGTCGTCGAGACATTAAGAGCAGCAACGTTGGAATGGATCTGGCGGAATAGGGGCTGCAACGAAGGAAGGTTTGCCGCAGGAATCCGCCTTGATCTTGCTGACAACCGGAGTCACGCGGGTTCTTACTGAGGCCTGGGCTATCGTTGCTTTCTGTCACGTTTGTTCTTCATGGTGTCATTCGAGGAGTCCTTGCCGTATTCGGGATTGATGGCCATGAAGTCATCGAGAATCCTTTGAAGGCGATCCCGATCGGCGGCGTGAGCCGGGTCGGTGGTGACGGCCTCACTGTATCGAGATGCGTCTGAAGTGATCGGGATGTCGTACAGTTTGCCGTCCTGATTCAGACGGAAGCGTTTCTTCCGGACGAAGAAGCCGCGGCCGTAGTTGATCAGTACGTGATCGCGTTTCGTTCCTTCGCCGCCTATGAGGAGATGAGAAAGATCAATGCCGTCGACCTTGCGGTTCAGCTCGATGCCGGCAATGGACTGGATCGTGGGAAGGACATCGACAAGGCAGAAGAATTCGTCACGAACGGCCGTCTTTACGTGACCGGGCCACCACGCCAGCAAGGGGACTCGGCTGCCGGCTTCGGTCATCGAGCCCTTGCCGCCTTTGAGTTCCATGCCGGGCAGCTTGCTGGTGATGCTCTTATGAGTCCCGTTGTCTCCTGTAAACAGCACCAGCGTATTCTTTTCCAGACCGTGCTCTTTGAGCTTGGCCATGATGTCGCCGACGACCTGATCCATGTAGGTGATCATGTGGCCGAAAGCGCGGGTTTGCTTGTCGAGATTGTTAGTGAATCTGCTTTCGGCTCGTTTCCGTAAACCCGGCGGGTTGATAAACGGCGAGTGCACCAGAGCCATTGGGAAATAGACGAGAAATGGCTGGTCCTGCTTGCGATCGATGAAATCGAGCACAAAGTCACGGTAGTCATCCGGCCCGAAATCATCGGCGTCGCCGTTGGTGACCTTGCCGTCTCGATAGATCTGTGGTCCGTAGTAGCGACTCGATTTCTTACCCTTGTAAAACCAAGTCCACATGCAGTACTCGTCAAACCCGTGTTCGACGGGCTGATCCGGGTATTCGTCAAACTTCCCGAGCTGCCACTTTCCCGCGATAGCTGTGGCGTAGCCGGCCTCGCGGAAATCATGCGCGAAGGTGCGAACTTCGGGCACCAGTCGGACTCCTTTGCCTTTTCCGATCAGGGCTCGATAGCCGGTCCGGTTGGGATACAGGCCGCTCATGATCATCACACGTGTAGGAGTGCAAAGCGGCGTTGCATACGCGTTGTTAAAGCGAACCCCTTCGGCAGCCATCCGGTCCAGGTGCGGAGTCGTGTAGATCGCGCTGCCGTAACAGGCGAGCCCCTCAGCGCCGATATCGTCGGCCATGATGACAATGACGTTGGGCTTTCGATCGTTTGCCAGCGTTGCATTGAACGCAGATGTCAGAAAAAGGCAGCAGCCTATTGATATGTATGTAACTACCGTCGCCACGCGGTGGCTTCGACGGGCAGTCCACCGTCTGGCGACGGTAGCTACAGTTTTGTTTGTTACCTTGGGGTGGAGAACGGGCAGTCGGATCGTCCATCGTACCGCCTGATTGAATTGGCTCATTGTTCGTTTGCCTTTTCATAATGCTCTGGCAGTTCGGCAACCCACGCTCTTAGTGACTTCCCGAGGCGGGCGGCGACTTCCGGATGAGTCGCCGCGAGGTTGTTGCTCTCACTCGGATCGATTGAAAGGTCATAGAGTTCCGGATCGCCACGCTGTTTGCGAGGCAGGTGCAGCTTCCAATCCCCGACCCGCATCGCAGGCGTGCTGCCAGAAGCGCTGGATTTCCAGAACAACGGCTTCGTGCGCTGGCGATCGGCACCATGCCAGATGTCGGAAACGTCCTCCCCGTCAAGTTGTTTCGGCAGTTCCTCGATCCCGGCGATCGAGCAGAGCGTGGGCAGCCAGTCGACGAAGGAGCAGACGTTTATCGTGTCGACTCGCCCGGCTTTCACCTTGTCGGGCCAGCGGATGATGAACGGGACTCGCGTGCCACCCTCGTACTGATCATGCTTGCCTCCGCGAAACTTTTCCGCGTAGCCGAGCATGTTGTTCGAGAATTTCCTCGCTCCCTTCTTTCCGAGAATTACCGGAGCCGGTCCGTGGTCGCTGGAGAACACCACGATGGTGTTGTCTCGGAGCCCCAATTCGTCGAGGACCTTCAAGACTCGGCCGACGTTCAGGTCAATCTGGTAGACGTCGCCGAGGTACTGACGCATCGACTGATCAAGATCGCCGCCGATCTTCAAGCACTCATCGAATTTGTGCTGCATGGTCGGCGAGAAGTCTTCCCGGTTGACTGTCACGTCGTCGAACCGGTCGGCCAGTTCGTCGGGGGTGTCCACGGGAAAGTGCGTGGCATGCCCCCAGACGTTGACGTAAAACGGCCCCTCCTTGTTTGCTTTGATGAAGTCGATCGCGGCAGAGTACAGGTCGTCGTCTCGCCCGGCTGATCTGTCGCGACTCTTGCCGATCGTCTTGACCGTATCGATTCCATAGGTGCCGTCACTGTCATCCGGGCCGATGTGCCACTTGCCGAAGTGACCGGTTCGGTAGTCTCGATTCTTCAGCAATTCGGTGATGGTCACGCGGTCCCCGAATCCAAAGTCGGCTGCGTACTTCGGAAATCGAGCCGGGAACAACCCGGTCATCAGTCCCGTGCGGCTGGGATTGCACGTCACTCCGGTCACATAGAACTGAGTGAAACGCGTCCCTTCTTTGGCCAGCTGGTCGATCGCCGGCGTGCGAGCATAAGGATGCCCGTAGCACCCAAGATCGCCGTAGCCAAGGTCGTCTGCAAAGAGGAAGACGATGTTGGGCGGCGGCGGATCCGCTGACGGAGCCTCCGCGACGATGGCCGTTAGCGCAAGCAACACTGCTGATGCCAATAAAAACAATCGGTTGTTCATTGGAAGATCGAGCGAGGTTTAGCGTTGCTTCTGGGGCTGTTTCTGCTTCATTGCGGGGTCGGTGTAAGGCAAATACTTTGGATGGGGAACGTAGTTGCCTTTGCCTTTCTGCCAGCGGAAGGCCTCTCCGTCGACAACGAGGTCACGTCGCGCGTTGAGCTTGGGTTCCGGATCGGCAAATTTCGTCGGTGCTGATTGTCGTCCATCCGCACGCCTGATGTGAAACAACTGCCGGTTGTCCGTATGCCGAACGCTGCCGGAAGTCGTTAACAAGAATCTGGGAAAGAACGGATCGATTTGATTTCATTCGACACAACGGCAGTGGAACAGCGACGCGCTTGGGGACCTGTCCTGACCGCTCGACGAGCGCCGAGAGCGATTATTCCTGCGATTCACTCGCTGTTTCTTTTGCCGCTGCCGGTTTCCCTGAATCCTCTTGGAAGACCATTTGAACGAAGTGGTACAAGTTGTTTCGCCAGTGGGGCGGATCGTGGCCATGGGAATCGACGTTCCAAACATGTGGGACGCCGTTCTCTTTCAAGTACCGTTGCAACCGTTGGCTGATCCGGATCAATCCGTCTTTGTTACCGCAGGATAGGTAGAGCAAGTCAAGCTGCCTTTTTGTTGTCTCGGGATCCGGAATCAATTCCTCGGGGGCTTTCGTATTCGGCGCCGACGAGAATCCTCCGACCCAGGCAAATTTGTCCAGATGCGTCAGTCCAAAGTTCAGCGATTGCCCGCCCCCCATCGACAGCCCCGCGAGCGCCCGATGTTGTCGGTCCGTTGCAACGGAGTAGCGAGATTCGATGGTGGGGATCACGTCATCGAACAGGTCTTTTTCGAACACAGCAAATGCGGGCGCGGACTGGAACACGTTGCCTTCTGCTCGATCGTTTTTCTGGGCGCGTCCGTTTGGCATGACCACGATCATGGGGACCGCTTTTTCATCGGCGATCAGGTTGTCCAGCAGCGTGTCGGGATTCGCGAATCGCTGCCATTCGGTTTCGTCACCTCCGATCCCGTGCAACAGATAAAGGACCGGGTACTTCTGTTCGTCTGAATACCCCGGCGGTGTGTAGACATTCATCTTCCGCGTCGTGCCGACCGTCTTTGACTGATAGTCGATCATTTCGAGTTTGCCGCGCGGAATGTCATCGCGTTTTTCGACAATGCTGTCCGGTGGGTCCGGATAGATTTGCTTGTCCTCGGGACCGAGTTCAATCCTTCCGCCGAAGCCGCCACGAGGTCGATCACGGCGGGGCCGCTGAGAATCAGAGTCGTCTTGTGCGGTTGCCTGAACCACGTGCAAGAAACACAGCGAAAACAAGACCAGGAGACTTCTCATTGATTGGTTCTCGATTCTTCAAGAGCAGAGGTTAAAACGATGCCGACGCTCGGTGATTCCGACGATTTGCTGTAGCATAGCAGAGACCCACACCAGCTCGCTCCAACCAGAGGCGTCCGAAAAGGCGCGATTCGCAACCGCTGGTCGAGCGCACGAGCGATGCGATCACCCAACGTCCAGATTCAATTGAATGGGATTTAACATGGCCTACCCCCTTGCCCTGATGCGTGGTGCTTGCGACGGGGTTTCCCCACGGCACTCGTTTCACAGAACAGTGACATTCGCTTTCCTGGTGGCAGCCGGCTTCGGGGGACCAATCCTGGGGAGGTGTGCCGCAATCGCTGATGCCGCTGAGCGTCCCAACATCGTCGTGATCCTGGCCGATGACATGGGGTACGGGGACATGGGTTGCATGGGTAGCCAAACGCTTCGGACTCCGAATCTGGATCGGTTGGCCGACGCCGGGGCATTGTGCACGCAAGCGTATGTGGCGAGTCCGGTTTGCTCGCCGTCGCGGGCCGGGTTGATGACCGGTCGCGATCCGCGACGCTTCGGGTACGAAGACAATTTGAATGCCGCCGCGTCGAACTATGCGACGCGGCCGGAGTTGCTGGGATTACCGCCGCGTGAAAAAACGCTCGGAGACCATCTGCGTGCCGCCGGCTATGCCACCGCGCTGATCGGCAAGTGGCACCTGGGCACCGGCGACGGGTTCCATCCCAACGATCGTGGTTTCGATCACTTTTGTGGCATGCTGACCGGCAGCCACCACTACTTTCCCGCGACAATGAAGCACGCCATCGAACGCAATGGCAAGCGTGTCGAATCGTTCTCAAGCGACTACCTGACGGACTTTTTCACCGACGAGGGGCTGCGGTTCATTGATAAACAACAACGCTCGGCGCCGGAGAAGCCGTGGTTCGTGTTTTTCTCGTACAACGCGCCGCACACGCCGTTGCAGGCGAAGCGGGAGGATCTGCAGCGATTTGCGCATCTACCCGACAGGAAGCGGCAAATCTATGCCGCAATGATGTTCGCACTCGATCGCGGTGTCGGCCGGATCCGTGACCAGTTGGAACAAACCGGCCAGTGGGACAACACGTTGCTGGTGTTTTTTTCGGACAACGGTGGTGCGACCAATAACGCCAGCTGGAACGGTCCCCTGCGTGGGGTGAAGGGCTGTTTGCGTGAAGGCGGCATCCGCGTGCCGATGATCTGGACGTGGCCCGCTAAGATCCCCGCAGGATCGCGCTGTGATACCGTCGTCAGCGCGTTGGATTTGTTGCCCACGTTCATGGCGGCGACCGCTTCGAAGGCGTTGCCACTGGGCGAACCGATGCCCCATGAGGATGCGCGGAACCGCAAACGCATGATCGCCCTGGCGGGAACCCATGATGGGATCAACGTCTTGCCTCAGTTGACCGATGAGGACCAACGGCCATCGCGGCGTTTGTATTGGCGATTGCAGGGTCAGGCGGCGGTGCTCGACGGTGCGGACAAACTGGTCCGACCCTCGCATCGCCCGGCAGAATTGTTTCGCGTTGCCAGTGACGTGGGGGAAATGAATGATTTGTCGCGTCGCGAAACGGCGCGGACCGATCAGCTGTTTCGACTGCTAGGAAAATGGGAGGCGTCGCTTCCGACCGTGCCGCTGTGGGGATCGTCACCGTATTGGTCGGGCGACACGGCGGAGCATTACGACGCCTGGCCACCGCGGGAGGAACCATTTCGGTAGCGGCGCTGGTGTCCAGGCTTTCGCCGCCCGGTGTCGCTGCGGAGCAGCGAGGGGGAATCGCCTAAAGGCTCGACATCGACGTGCGACTAAACACACCGAGGGCACGCCAGGATGGCGTGCCCTCGGTGTTCGATCTCGATTCCGGCCGATCCGCGCGAGGCGATCACTCGGCGGTTTCTTATTCGGCGGTTTCTTATTCGGCGGTTTCTTCTTCGACGGTTTCCGCAGCTTCTTCGGCGGCTTCTTCCGCAGCTTCGGCGGTTTCTTCGGCCGACTCGGCGGCTTCTTCGGTCGCCTCTTCGGTTTCTTCGACGACGACCTCAACGGCCTCTTCTGTGTCGGCGGACTCTTGTGCGGAATCGCAACCGATCAGTGCAACCGAAAAAGCACACGCCAGCGCGACGCTGGTGAACTTGCGTAGCATCTCAACACCTTGTTTGATGTTTGGTGGATTGAACATTCAGTGTTCGTCAGGGTCGGTGTCGACTTGGCACCGCTCGAAACTGATTTTCACGAGTTCTTCACAAAACTCGCAGCCGCCTAGAGTCTCGCAAATCCTTGCGTTCCGCAAGGTGGGGGGAGTTCCGGCGAGGGGCGGAGGGCGAAATCGTGGTCCGGTCACGACAGCTGTCTCGGTCGTGGCGAATGAATCGCCGGCGACCGAAACAGCCATCGGATTTCAGGATCACTGGTTGAGTTGGGCTTCGATGGTTTCGCGAGCACCGCGCGTTCCCAGCGCGCCCCACAACCCGTAGGGGCTTTGGCAACCGGGGACGATCTTGGGATTGATCGCGGCACTGCTGGTGCCGCCGACGTTGGTGTAGACGGTGGGCGTGTGGCTGTCACCGGCTTCGATCGAATCGGTGATGAAGGTCACCGAACCGTCGCCCAGCAGCACGTGGGCGCCGCCTTGGTGTCGGCTTCCCGGGGCCAGGGTTCCGCCGGACGTGATGCCGTTGCTCATCACCAGTTCGCGGTTCGGCGGCAGGATCGTGCAGATCGAGGTGTAGACACCGGCGTGGGCGGCCCAGCGGAATCCCCGCATGCCTTCGCCGTTGCCCTGCAAACTGGTCAACGTCAGGTCCCAGGTGGTGGGGCGGTCATCGTCTTTCCAGCCGTTGGTGATGGCGATGGCGGGATCGTCGTACACGCCGCCGTTGCGTCCGGCATTGATGTAGGCGCGGGTGCGGACATCCGAGTCGCCCAAGTCGGTCGGGATTTCGCCGGCCATGATGGTATTGGACAGCCCATCGAGCACGTCGCGGAAACGGGACTGGTTGCGGGCGACAAAGAAGCCGCGACTGGATTCCTGTTTGCGTTGGGCCAGACCGGTATTGGGTGCGGTGATGTTCCACCATCCGGGACTGCCGTTGACGGTCGCCGCCCAGTAGCGGTCACCGACCCAGGTGTGGTGGATCGCGTCGCCCAGGCTGGCCGCGTAGTTGGTTCGTCCGTGCGCGGGCAACCCGACGCCGGGGTCACTGGGGCAGCGGAATCCGGGGATCTCCATCAGCCACGGGTCGTATTGGTGCAGCAGGTGGCTGGACAGGCCTTTGTGGGGGTTGGGGCCCATCGGCGGGAAGGCATCGGTGCCGTTGATCGCCGTGCCTTGGGTCGGCAGGAAGGGATTGGAGATCTGGTCCCAGGCGGCTTGTTGTTCGATGAAGGGAGTGATTCCGACGAGGAAGCTGAGGTTCATCCCGTTGTTGCCGACGACCGGATCGTTGTTGCCGGCGTCGCGACGGTGATACGTCCCGGTCCCGTGCGTGGGAAGTTGCTTGTAGGCCGAGTGATAGTTGTGCACGGCCAAGCCGATTTGTTTGAAGTTGTTGCTGCAACTCATCCGCCGCGCCGCTTCACGGGCTGCTTGGA containing:
- a CDS encoding serine hydrolase codes for the protein MPQKRLALHRMSSNTGRSHVKRVLHVTCGNRCLTIAVVMLMALQAFNLPTLWGQEQTPTTHEYGPAIDKLKAAARHEVQQKQLPAFSISLVDRDQVVWADGFGFQDADRTIPATAETVYRVGSVSKLFTDIAVMQLVDEGKLELDAPVQTYFPEFKPNNPFDVPLTLRQMMSHRSGLVRESPVGNYFDPSEPTLDATVASLNDTSLVYKPETKTKYSNAAIAVVGAVLEKQLDVSHPERVRRTILDPLGMNQSSFVVSPAIESKLATGWMRTYDGRRFSAPTFLLGTGPAGNLYSNVLDLSKFVSCLFNAGKTNDGMILKPETLRRMTTPIKDADGKPQGFGLGFHIKELDGFTKIGHGGAVYGFSTQLEALPERKLGVAAAASLDGTNAVVRRLADYALRLMIATQDGKELPEYRTTVPVPAERARVLRGRYKEVEGDRFAEISELNGDVLMHRGTFRSELRVADDGSIITDDEAGFGTEVNLNSDGQLVIGDTTFQRLPDDPPAEIPDRWRGLIGEYGWDHNTLYILERNGRLYALIEWFYYYPLTEISDDVFEFPDHGLYHGEGLRFTRDESGVATEVNAAEVVFNRREVGTKDGETFKITPVKPIDELRAGALAASPPAEPGSYREPDLVELVNLDPSIALDIRYATKNNFTGAVFYKQPKAFMQKPAAEAVARANQTLKPLGLGLLIHDAYRPWHVTKMFWDATPGDLKDFVANPASGSRHNRGCAVDLTLYDLVSGQPIQMVAGYDEFSPRAFPLYPGGTSRQRWYRDLLRRTMESQGFSVYRYEWWHFDYKDWKRYRIGNATFEELID
- a CDS encoding alpha/beta hydrolase gives rise to the protein MRSTEIIKPSSVHRYVLFLGCCLVMTTAAFQSHAQRPSPSQWKWVDKNIAEGCQHATLFSESMQREIGYSIYLPPSYNSSPDARYPVVYYLHGASGSESSSREFAWAVRKGIADGVIGEAIYVFPNGGHYSGYRDWEDDSVKAETWIIRELIPHIDATYRTLATRDKRALCGWSMGGGGSLRFLTKYPDMFSAAATLSAALNMRGGDPEDSATAHAEKNASKLRGRTGIWMAVGEEDRLKAGNESFSKRLTELQIDHSLTIHPATGHNLGEMSANFHRDIVLMLDRRLNGVTDSDDEPSDAIRIIRDQPYKSGENLSDYERERCKLDWYLPSDGAGFPTLVWFHGGGLQNGHKGDDIAVAVCERFAAEGIAVASVNYRLSPKVKYPGYTEDAAAAVAFVRNTVAQHGGSPDAVFVSGHSAGGYLTSMVGMRAELLAEHGLKRTDIAGYIPVAGQMVTHSTVRGERNIPRTRPVIDEAAPAYHATAETSPFLCFAGDNDLPARSEENRYFAAAMKAAGHKNIQFIEVAGRDHGTIASRMGESDDAVAHAILQFIRQHRHPATASD
- a CDS encoding sulfatase-like hydrolase/transferase — protein: MSQFNQAVRWTIRLPVLHPKVTNKTVATVARRWTARRSHRVATVVTYISIGCCLFLTSAFNATLANDRKPNVIVIMADDIGAEGLACYGSAIYTTPHLDRMAAEGVRFNNAYATPLCTPTRVMIMSGLYPNRTGYRALIGKGKGVRLVPEVRTFAHDFREAGYATAIAGKWQLGKFDEYPDQPVEHGFDEYCMWTWFYKGKKSSRYYGPQIYRDGKVTNGDADDFGPDDYRDFVLDFIDRKQDQPFLVYFPMALVHSPFINPPGLRKRAESRFTNNLDKQTRAFGHMITYMDQVVGDIMAKLKEHGLEKNTLVLFTGDNGTHKSITSKLPGMELKGGKGSMTEAGSRVPLLAWWPGHVKTAVRDEFFCLVDVLPTIQSIAGIELNRKVDGIDLSHLLIGGEGTKRDHVLINYGRGFFVRKKRFRLNQDGKLYDIPITSDASRYSEAVTTDPAHAADRDRLQRILDDFMAINPEYGKDSSNDTMKNKRDRKQR
- a CDS encoding sulfatase family protein; protein product: MNNRLFLLASAVLLALTAIVAEAPSADPPPPNIVFLFADDLGYGDLGCYGHPYARTPAIDQLAKEGTRFTQFYVTGVTCNPSRTGLMTGLFPARFPKYAADFGFGDRVTITELLKNRDYRTGHFGKWHIGPDDSDGTYGIDTVKTIGKSRDRSAGRDDDLYSAAIDFIKANKEGPFYVNVWGHATHFPVDTPDELADRFDDVTVNREDFSPTMQHKFDECLKIGGDLDQSMRQYLGDVYQIDLNVGRVLKVLDELGLRDNTIVVFSSDHGPAPVILGKKGARKFSNNMLGYAEKFRGGKHDQYEGGTRVPFIIRWPDKVKAGRVDTINVCSFVDWLPTLCSIAGIEELPKQLDGEDVSDIWHGADRQRTKPLFWKSSASGSTPAMRVGDWKLHLPRKQRGDPELYDLSIDPSESNNLAATHPEVAARLGKSLRAWVAELPEHYEKANEQ
- a CDS encoding alpha/beta hydrolase, which codes for MRSLLVLFSLCFLHVVQATAQDDSDSQRPRRDRPRGGFGGRIELGPEDKQIYPDPPDSIVEKRDDIPRGKLEMIDYQSKTVGTTRKMNVYTPPGYSDEQKYPVLYLLHGIGGDETEWQRFANPDTLLDNLIADEKAVPMIVVMPNGRAQKNDRAEGNVFQSAPAFAVFEKDLFDDVIPTIESRYSVATDRQHRALAGLSMGGGQSLNFGLTHLDKFAWVGGFSSAPNTKAPEELIPDPETTKRQLDLLYLSCGNKDGLIRISQRLQRYLKENGVPHVWNVDSHGHDPPHWRNNLYHFVQMVFQEDSGKPAAAKETASESQE
- a CDS encoding sulfatase-like hydrolase/transferase; the protein is MTFAFLVAAGFGGPILGRCAAIADAAERPNIVVILADDMGYGDMGCMGSQTLRTPNLDRLADAGALCTQAYVASPVCSPSRAGLMTGRDPRRFGYEDNLNAAASNYATRPELLGLPPREKTLGDHLRAAGYATALIGKWHLGTGDGFHPNDRGFDHFCGMLTGSHHYFPATMKHAIERNGKRVESFSSDYLTDFFTDEGLRFIDKQQRSAPEKPWFVFFSYNAPHTPLQAKREDLQRFAHLPDRKRQIYAAMMFALDRGVGRIRDQLEQTGQWDNTLLVFFSDNGGATNNASWNGPLRGVKGCLREGGIRVPMIWTWPAKIPAGSRCDTVVSALDLLPTFMAATASKALPLGEPMPHEDARNRKRMIALAGTHDGINVLPQLTDEDQRPSRRLYWRLQGQAAVLDGADKLVRPSHRPAELFRVASDVGEMNDLSRRETARTDQLFRLLGKWEASLPTVPLWGSSPYWSGDTAEHYDAWPPREEPFR
- a CDS encoding DUF1559 domain-containing protein, yielding MKHTPRRGFTLVELLVVIAIIGILVGLLLPAVQAAREAARRMSCSNNFKQIGLAVHNYHSAYKQLPTHGTGTYHRRDAGNNDPVVGNNGMNLSFLVGITPFIEQQAAWDQISNPFLPTQGTAINGTDAFPPMGPNPHKGLSSHLLHQYDPWLMEIPGFRCPSDPGVGLPAHGRTNYAASLGDAIHHTWVGDRYWAATVNGSPGWWNITAPNTGLAQRKQESSRGFFVARNQSRFRDVLDGLSNTIMAGEIPTDLGDSDVRTRAYINAGRNGGVYDDPAIAITNGWKDDDRPTTWDLTLTSLQGNGEGMRGFRWAAHAGVYTSICTILPPNRELVMSNGITSGGTLAPGSRHQGGAHVLLGDGSVTFITDSIEAGDSHTPTVYTNVGGTSSAAINPKIVPGCQSPYGLWGALGTRGARETIEAQLNQ